From Saccharothrix espanaensis DSM 44229, the proteins below share one genomic window:
- a CDS encoding MDR family MFS transporter encodes MSATPAEGTAPMSHRQILEALSGLLLVLFVAMLSSTVVSTALPQIIGALDGSQTQYTWVVTATLLTATATTPIWGKLADLFDKKTMVQVAIMIFAAGSVISGFAQNAEQLIAARAFQGIGVGGLQALVQVVIAAMIPPRERGRYNGYLGAVMAVATVGGPLLGGLIVDTSWLGWRWCFFIGVPVALLALFVLQATLRVPSVRRTGVKIDYLGATLIAAGVSVLLIWISFVDDSFAWVSWQSGAMVGGTVVLLALAVFVESRAAEPVVPLEIVKRRTTALAILASVAVGMAMFGGAVFLGQYFQIGRGYTPTEAGLLTIPMMAGVLGASVISGRLITRTGQVKPYIVAGAITLVAGFAALGTIDHDTSLVLVGGAMLLVGIGVGMSMQNLVLAVQNTVPLRDIGSASATIAFFRSLGGTIGVSVLGAVLARDVQERITSGLTAAGIPATGAGGGSLNLDALPEGVQHIVRAAYGDSTGHIFLISACIAVVGVVAALLLKPVTLRSSLDLPEAKVEAKV; translated from the coding sequence ATGAGTGCCACGCCTGCCGAAGGCACCGCACCGATGAGCCACCGGCAGATCCTCGAAGCGCTCAGCGGACTCCTGCTGGTGCTGTTCGTGGCCATGCTCAGCAGCACGGTCGTGTCCACCGCGCTGCCGCAGATCATCGGTGCGCTCGACGGGTCCCAGACCCAGTACACCTGGGTCGTCACCGCGACCCTGCTCACCGCCACCGCCACCACCCCGATCTGGGGCAAGCTGGCCGACCTGTTCGACAAGAAGACCATGGTCCAGGTCGCCATCATGATCTTCGCGGCCGGCTCCGTCATCAGCGGCTTCGCCCAGAACGCCGAACAGCTCATCGCCGCCCGCGCCTTCCAGGGCATCGGCGTCGGCGGTCTGCAAGCCTTGGTGCAGGTCGTGATCGCGGCGATGATCCCGCCCCGCGAACGCGGCCGCTACAACGGCTACCTCGGCGCCGTGATGGCCGTGGCCACCGTCGGCGGCCCGCTGCTCGGCGGCCTGATCGTGGACACCTCGTGGCTGGGCTGGCGCTGGTGCTTCTTCATCGGCGTGCCGGTCGCCCTGCTGGCGCTGTTCGTGCTCCAGGCGACACTGCGCGTGCCGTCCGTGCGGCGGACCGGCGTGAAGATCGACTACCTGGGCGCGACCCTGATCGCCGCCGGCGTGTCGGTGCTGCTGATCTGGATCTCGTTCGTGGACGACTCGTTCGCCTGGGTGTCGTGGCAGAGCGGCGCGATGGTCGGCGGCACGGTGGTCCTGCTGGCCCTGGCGGTGTTCGTCGAGTCGCGGGCGGCCGAACCCGTGGTGCCGCTGGAGATCGTGAAGCGGCGCACCACCGCGCTGGCGATCCTGGCCAGCGTCGCGGTCGGCATGGCGATGTTCGGCGGCGCGGTCTTCCTCGGCCAGTACTTCCAGATCGGCCGCGGCTACACGCCCACCGAAGCCGGCCTGCTGACCATCCCGATGATGGCCGGCGTGCTCGGCGCGTCGGTGATCAGCGGCCGGCTGATCACCCGCACCGGACAGGTCAAGCCCTACATCGTGGCGGGCGCGATCACCCTGGTGGCCGGCTTCGCGGCACTGGGCACGATCGACCACGATACGTCCCTGGTGCTCGTCGGCGGCGCGATGCTGCTGGTCGGCATCGGGGTCGGCATGAGCATGCAGAACCTGGTGCTGGCGGTCCAGAACACCGTGCCGCTGCGCGACATCGGCTCGGCCAGCGCGACCATCGCGTTCTTCCGCTCGCTCGGCGGCACGATCGGCGTCTCGGTGCTCGGCGCGGTGCTGGCCCGCGACGTCCAGGAACGGATCACCAGCGGCCTCACCGCCGCCGGCATCCCGGCGACCGGCGCGGGCGGCGGCAGCCTCAACCTCGACGCCCTGCCCGAAGGGGTGCAGCACATCGTCCGAGCCGCGTACGGCGACTCGACCGGCCACATCTTCCTGATCTCGGCCTGCATCGCCGTGGTCGGCGTGGTCGCCGCACTGCTCCTCAAGCCGGTCACCCTCCGATCCAGCCTCGACCTGCCCGAAGCCAAGGTCGAAGCCAAGGTCTGA